A region from the Rhodamnia argentea isolate NSW1041297 chromosome 7, ASM2092103v1, whole genome shotgun sequence genome encodes:
- the LOC115737729 gene encoding probable ADP-ribosylation factor GTPase-activating protein AGD14, with protein MGSRREEERNEKIIRGLMKLPPNRRCINCNSLGPQYVCTNFWTFVCTTCGGIHREFTHRVKSVSMAKFTSQEVEALQNGGNQRARETYLKDWDSQRQRLPDSSKVDKVREFIKSVYVDRRYAGGKMSDMPPRDMQSMRSREEETRRASSYHSYSQSPPYDYQYEERRYGRQGASLTRKPGSDRGLYEGKISSLIYSPGHLSERTNEDRFANEGSAPRVSDYSVSSGGDPFRSDAQSPNFQKDSEFGSPQRHLSRDFSGNNLSRQMSNKSREAHVRRDANGIPHPQRTASLGSFGSFDSNSVSLQSFNSGSLADLISEPEISGNHPDKMPSFPVSTVSRSSSNVDLFKPQLAPEPVYSEASTVDLFKGAATSTAPSLDLFQLPPTHAASSTLQHQTPQAPLSTSLDLFADFPQHQSDVTLDSRVPELSEPKNEGWATFDSPNPTLSALGNNNSTPALISNDGGSEKFVPFLSFDPNMDWHMSQKTSSQDLPSSVPDLWHGGLENSQVSTTTSSTQPWNAFGESAEHLPSESVEQNRETQVVTHPPPSSVDHQYLDFKASQDSKDYGLSLSTSDAGPPGPSVQSNLIMGTSCNPSRLSLMVETSAHGYATGHKSTNPFDLPYDSHLEQSNVFLDMSSLQAALPSANLSSTLLNGVNESWFPQNPVTPYVPVASQGGLAFMAGQAPSSQIPNVPTQGPVASIGGNPFA; from the exons ATGGGGagcagaagagaagaagagcgGAATGAGAAGATCATCCGAGGCCTCATGAAGCTGCCCCCAAATCGGAGATGCATCAACTGCAACAGCTTG GGTCCTCAGTACGTTTGTACAAACTTTTGGACTTTCGTCTGCACGACTTGCGGTGGAATACA CCGCGAATTTACTCATCGCGTAAAATCTGTCTCCATGGCGAAGTTCACTTCCCAAGAGGTTGAAGCGCTTCAAAATGGTGGTAATCAG CGTGCAAGGGAAACGTATTTGAAGGATTGGGATTCACAAAGACAGAGATTGCCTGATAGCAG CAAAGTTGATAAGGTTCGGGAGTTCATAAAGTCTGTATACGTGGATCGAAGATATGCTGGAGGAAAAATGTCTGACATGCCTCCAAGAGATATGCAG AGCATGAGAAGCCGTGAAGAAGAGACGAGGCGTGCCAGCTCTTATCATTCTTACTCTCAGAGTCCACCTTATGACTACCAATATGAAGAACGTCGGTATGGCAGGCAAGGTGCTTCTCTCACAAGAAAACCTGGTTCAGATAGAGGCCTATACGAAGGGAAAATCTCCAGTCTGATCTATAGTCCAGGACATTTAAGTGAGCGTACGAATGAGGATAGATTTGCAAATGAAGGTTCTGCTCCCAGGGTCTCAGATTATTCTGTTTCCAGCGGAGGTGATCCGTTCAGATCTGATGCTCAGTCCCCAAATTTTCAGAAGGACAGTGAATTTGGTAGTCCACAGAGACATCTTTCGAGAGATTTTTCAGGGAATAACCTGAGTCGTCAAATGTCAAATAAATCTCGAGAGGCACATGTCCGAAGAGATGCCAATGGGATACCCCATCCTCAG AGAACTGCATCATTAGGAAGCTTTGGTTCATTCGATAGCAACTCTGTGTCTCTCCAGTCATTTAATTCAGGTAGTTTAGCGGATTTGATTTCTGAGCCTGAGATTTCTGGGAATCACCCAGACAAAATGCCTAGTTTTCCAGTGTCGACTGTTTCTCGAAGTTCAAGTAACGTAGACCTATTCAAGCCACAACTGGCTCCAGAACCAGTTTATTCTGAAGCCTCAACTGTTGATTTGTTCAAGGGAGCCGCCACATCAACGGCTCCATCTCTAGATCTTTTTCAATTACCCCCAACACATGCAGCTTCATCTACATTACAACATCAGACCCCTCAAGCACCTCTTTCGACGTCTTTGGATTTGTTTGCTGATTTTCCACAGCATCAATCAGATGTGACCTTGGATAGCAGGGTACCTGAGCTGTCAGAGCCCAAAAACGAAGGATGGGCAACATTTGATTCTCCTAATCCCACTCTCTCTGCTCTAGGGAATAACAATTCAACTCCTGCCTTAATTTCTAATGACGGAGGTTCTGAGAAATTTGttccctttttgtcttttgatcCAAACATGGATTGGCATATGTCTCAAAAAACTAGTTCTCAAGATCTTCCTTCATCGGTACCAGATCTGTGGCATGGAGGTCTTGAGAATAGTCAAGTGTCCACCACCACATCCAGCACTCAG CCATGGAATGCGTTTGGAGAATCTGCTGAACACCTTCCTTCTGAAAGTGTTGAGCAAAATAGGGAGACACAAGTAGTCACCCATCCTCCTCCATCAAGTGTTGATCATCAGTACTTGGACTTCAAAGCTTCACAG GACTCGAAAGATTATGGGCTATCGCTGTCCACATCTGATGCTGGACCTCCAGGTCCAAGTGTGCAGTCAAATTTAATCATGGGGACGTCATGCAACCCTTCAAGGCTCTCTCTCATG GTGGAGACCTCAGCACATGGATATGCAACTGGTCATAAATCAACAAACCCATTTGATCTTCCATATGATTCTCATCTGGAACAAAGCAATGTG TTCTTGGACATGAGCTCATTGCAAGCTGCACTGCCTAGTGCCAATCTGTCATCCACCTTACTTAATGGTGTAAACGAATCTTGGTTTCCCCAGAATCCAGTGACGCCTTATGTTCCGGTTGCTTCACAag GTGGCCTAGCATTCATGGCAGGGCAAGCACCAAGCTCTCAGATACC GAATGTGCCAACACAGGGGCCTGTTGCTTCTATTGGAGGAAATCCCTTTGCGTGA